The following proteins come from a genomic window of Myxococcales bacterium:
- a CDS encoding bifunctional ornithine acetyltransferase/N-acetylglutamate synthase, whose product MEHASGEAHAAWLAAQAALPLGFRVGAASFDFVPVEVNKPSRMTLTLLALDRPTDAFAAMFTRNAFPGAPVLVGRSRLGSPALSAVIVNNKISNVCAPSGVESSERVAAAVAAALSVPADAVLPCSTGVIGWRLPVDAMLAAVPTAVAALQPSSVLPAAQGIVTTDLYPKIRRASVPGGGVIVGIAKGAGMIEPNLATMLVYLLTDCDVGRDELREALRDAVHPTFNALSIDTDTSTSDTVAVLSSRRVPCDLEAFRAALGQVCAALAEDVVRNGEGVHHVVRVVVTGAPSARLARGVGKAIVGSPLVQCAIAGNDPNVGRLVMAIGKYVGAEASEAGSGEPLDLSRCTITMAGHTIFAEGTFRLDPTTERALVAHLREAELYASVPPSDGLTFVPAVRYPPHERRVEIAVDLGAGEASATVLGSDRTHEYISENADYRS is encoded by the coding sequence ATGGAGCACGCCTCGGGCGAGGCTCACGCCGCGTGGCTCGCGGCGCAGGCGGCGCTGCCGCTCGGCTTCCGCGTGGGCGCGGCGAGCTTCGATTTCGTCCCGGTCGAGGTGAACAAGCCCTCGCGCATGACCCTCACGCTGCTCGCCCTCGATCGCCCAACCGACGCCTTCGCCGCCATGTTCACGAGGAACGCGTTCCCCGGGGCGCCGGTGCTCGTGGGTCGCTCGCGGCTCGGGTCTCCGGCGCTCTCCGCGGTGATCGTGAACAACAAGATTTCGAACGTGTGCGCGCCCTCGGGGGTCGAGTCCTCCGAGCGCGTCGCCGCGGCCGTGGCCGCCGCCCTCAGCGTGCCGGCCGACGCCGTGCTGCCGTGCTCCACGGGGGTCATCGGCTGGCGTCTCCCTGTGGACGCCATGCTCGCGGCGGTGCCGACCGCGGTCGCGGCGCTGCAGCCCTCCTCGGTGCTCCCAGCCGCCCAGGGCATCGTGACCACCGACCTCTATCCGAAGATCCGTCGGGCGAGCGTGCCCGGCGGCGGGGTGATCGTGGGCATCGCCAAGGGCGCCGGCATGATCGAGCCGAACCTGGCCACGATGCTCGTGTATCTCCTCACCGACTGCGACGTGGGCCGCGACGAGCTCCGCGAGGCGCTCCGCGACGCGGTCCACCCCACCTTCAACGCGCTGTCGATCGACACCGACACGAGCACCTCCGACACCGTGGCGGTGCTCTCCTCCCGGCGCGTGCCCTGCGATCTCGAGGCCTTCCGCGCGGCGCTCGGGCAGGTGTGCGCGGCGCTCGCGGAGGACGTGGTGCGCAACGGCGAGGGCGTGCACCACGTGGTGCGCGTGGTCGTCACCGGTGCGCCGTCGGCGCGGCTCGCGCGGGGAGTGGGGAAGGCCATCGTGGGCTCTCCGCTGGTGCAGTGCGCCATCGCCGGCAATGACCCGAACGTGGGCCGGCTCGTGATGGCGATAGGCAAATACGTGGGCGCCGAGGCGAGCGAGGCGGGCTCCGGCGAACCGCTCGATCTGTCGCGGTGCACCATCACGATGGCCGGCCACACGATCTTCGCCGAGGGAACCTTCCGCCTCGACCCGACGACCGAGCGCGCGCTCGTCGCACACCTCCGCGAGGCCGAGCTCTACGCGAGCGTGCCCCCGAGCGACGGGCTCACCTTCGTGCCGGCGGTGCGCTATCCGCCGCACGAGCGCCGCGTGGAGATCGCGGTCGACCTCGGCGCGGGCGAGGCCTCCGCGACGGTGCTCGGCTCGGACCGCACGCACGAGTACATCAGCGAGAACGCCGACTACCGGAGCTGA
- the lepB gene encoding signal peptidase I yields MNEVPDENDPTEDAPAGAAVSSEASKATKASDPSAASGASASDGASEASDVPGENVRRRKEPQRPPPAPLPPVSRGLRSLYWAVWFVLAPLVLASVCVWALTPSSGELLEGGLAFVRSFVREQPVPVGIATLTAFEIAFWAARHRLPLASHAYTPLPAGVAEALRSAFERARSLLEEAESILEAHSQVVKQELSAKERQSLTAALDALEAAMAVQPFDQRTFVDALVRAEGEVDVRLGRWRKSEVREYVESVFVAFAVALFLRAFVVEAFKIPSGSMIPTLQVGDHIFVNKFSYGPAIPFTKTRLFSRMPPERGDVMVFAFPEHPEQDFIKRVIAIPGDKLEARGGHPILNGWEVPSCFVGVYTYTEGEPVPAKHEGDLFVEFLDDEAFLTLYDRYSGGMNDYQGPYFVKPGEAYVMGDNRHNSHDSRMWFGGQGGGVPFENIRGRALFVWLSVGERGMAWNRLGAPVMGKPRLPPDMAALQPALEKCLRERPSLDKTTPPRGQAP; encoded by the coding sequence GTGAACGAAGTCCCCGACGAAAACGACCCCACGGAGGACGCGCCCGCCGGTGCCGCCGTGTCGAGCGAGGCCAGCAAGGCGACCAAGGCCAGCGACCCCAGCGCCGCGAGCGGGGCCAGCGCCTCCGACGGGGCCAGCGAGGCCAGCGACGTCCCCGGCGAGAACGTCCGGCGGAGGAAGGAGCCCCAGCGCCCTCCTCCTGCTCCGCTCCCGCCGGTGAGCCGCGGCCTCCGCAGCCTGTACTGGGCGGTGTGGTTCGTGCTCGCGCCCCTCGTGCTCGCCTCCGTGTGTGTGTGGGCGCTCACCCCGTCCAGCGGCGAGCTGCTCGAGGGCGGCCTCGCCTTCGTTCGCTCGTTCGTGCGCGAGCAGCCGGTCCCGGTCGGCATCGCCACGCTCACCGCGTTCGAGATCGCGTTCTGGGCCGCGCGCCACCGCCTGCCGCTCGCGAGCCACGCGTACACTCCGCTCCCGGCCGGCGTCGCGGAGGCCCTGCGCAGCGCGTTCGAGCGGGCGCGCTCGCTCCTCGAGGAGGCCGAGTCCATCCTCGAGGCGCACAGCCAGGTGGTGAAGCAGGAGCTGTCTGCGAAGGAGCGGCAGAGCCTGACCGCCGCCCTCGACGCCCTCGAGGCCGCCATGGCCGTGCAGCCCTTCGATCAACGCACCTTCGTGGACGCCTTGGTGCGCGCCGAGGGCGAGGTCGACGTGCGCCTCGGTCGTTGGCGAAAGAGCGAAGTGCGCGAGTACGTCGAGAGCGTCTTCGTCGCCTTCGCCGTCGCGCTGTTCCTGCGCGCCTTCGTGGTGGAGGCGTTCAAGATCCCGAGCGGGTCGATGATCCCGACGCTGCAGGTCGGCGACCACATCTTCGTCAACAAGTTCAGCTACGGGCCCGCCATCCCGTTCACCAAGACCCGGCTCTTCTCGCGCATGCCGCCCGAGCGCGGCGACGTGATGGTGTTCGCCTTTCCGGAGCACCCGGAGCAGGACTTCATCAAGCGCGTCATCGCGATACCGGGCGACAAGCTCGAGGCCCGCGGCGGACACCCCATCTTGAACGGGTGGGAGGTGCCGAGCTGCTTCGTGGGTGTCTATACGTACACCGAAGGAGAGCCCGTGCCCGCGAAGCACGAGGGCGATCTGTTCGTCGAGTTTCTCGACGACGAGGCCTTCCTCACGCTGTACGACCGCTACTCCGGGGGCATGAACGACTACCAAGGCCCGTACTTCGTGAAGCCCGGCGAGGCCTACGTCATGGGCGACAACCGCCACAACAGCCACGACTCTCGCATGTGGTTCGGCGGTCAGGGCGGCGGCGTCCCCTTCGAGAACATCCGCGGGCGCGCCCTCTTCGTCTGGCTCTCCGTCGGTGAGCGAGGGATGGCCTGGAACCGCCTCGGGGCGCCCGTCATGGGCAAGCCGCGGCTCCCGCCAGACATGGCCGCGCTCCAACCCGCGCTCGAGAAGTGCCTGCGTGAGCGGCCCTCGCTCGACAAGACCACGCCGCCGCGGGGGCAGGCCCCGTGA
- a CDS encoding NAD(P)-dependent glycerol-3-phosphate dehydrogenase has translation MTRSLKTRGKVAVLGGGAWGTALAKVLADKGDEVAMWCRADELARQINATRSNPKYLPSAQLPPCLVASSDMRACLEDATLVLFVAPSHATREVARLAADSLPAGVPIVSATKGIENDTLMFVDEILEAELPASARDRLAFLSGPSFAKELAAGLPTGVVIAAKNDAIRENVMRRFHAPHMLTYASRDVAGVECGGALKNVIAIAAGAAEGLGFGHNTRALLITRGLAEMVKLSLARGGDALTIAGLAGMGDLVLTCTGELSRNKTVGVALGKGKQLPDILASLGHVAEGVKTTKSAYDLSKKLGIDMPIVRQAYAVLYEDKPAAQAVRDLMARELGPEFDP, from the coding sequence ATGACGAGGTCGCTGAAGACGAGGGGCAAGGTCGCGGTGCTCGGCGGCGGCGCGTGGGGCACGGCCCTCGCGAAGGTGCTCGCCGACAAGGGCGACGAGGTCGCGATGTGGTGCCGGGCGGACGAGCTCGCTCGCCAGATCAACGCGACGCGGTCGAACCCGAAGTATTTACCGAGCGCGCAGCTGCCGCCGTGCCTCGTGGCGTCGAGCGACATGCGCGCGTGCCTCGAGGACGCGACGCTCGTGCTCTTCGTGGCGCCGAGCCACGCCACTCGCGAGGTGGCGCGCCTCGCCGCGGACAGCCTCCCGGCGGGCGTGCCGATCGTGAGCGCGACCAAGGGCATCGAGAACGACACGCTCATGTTCGTCGACGAGATCCTCGAGGCCGAGCTTCCCGCCTCGGCGAGGGACCGCCTCGCGTTCCTCAGCGGCCCGAGCTTCGCGAAGGAGCTCGCCGCCGGCCTGCCGACCGGCGTCGTGATCGCGGCGAAGAACGACGCCATCCGCGAGAACGTGATGCGGCGCTTCCACGCGCCCCACATGCTCACTTACGCCAGCCGCGACGTCGCCGGGGTCGAGTGCGGCGGCGCACTGAAGAACGTGATCGCGATCGCCGCCGGCGCCGCAGAGGGCCTCGGGTTCGGGCACAACACCCGCGCGCTGCTCATCACGCGCGGCCTCGCGGAGATGGTGAAGCTCTCGCTGGCGCGCGGCGGCGACGCCCTCACCATCGCTGGGCTGGCGGGCATGGGCGACCTCGTCCTCACCTGCACCGGAGAGCTCTCGCGGAACAAGACCGTCGGCGTCGCGCTCGGCAAGGGCAAGCAGCTCCCGGACATCCTCGCGAGCCTGGGGCACGTCGCCGAGGGCGTGAAGACGACGAAGAGCGCCTACGATTTGTCCAAGAAGTTGGGCATCGACATGCCCATCGTGCGACAAGCGTACGCCGTGCTTTACGAGGACAAGCCCGCCGCTCAAGCCGTACGCGACTTGATGGCGCGCGAGCTCGGTCCAGAGTTCGACCCCTGA
- a CDS encoding DTW domain-containing protein, protein MPSPAASLVLEAFPVRPEARVPEGAPRAVCARCDRPSRVCLCRHLTPLATRTRVLLLQHPRERRKAIGTAKLAHMCLPNSELRVGVSFEDDPVVRARIEDPERPALLLYPGPNAGSLEALRGEAARTLVVLDGTWPQSKILLRENPSLARLPRYAFTPAAPSEYRIRREPARDFVSTLESLALALSLLEGEPGTEDRFRALYEPFRAMVDVQLEHQAARPSPRRKRPRFKSRAARLFPELEAARAEGDLVCIAAEANAWPYASRTSADAPHYPDELVHLVAVRLSTGERLERVVRPTNPLAPTTEAHTSLSRAELEEGAPLAELVTAWSAFLRPRDAVCAWGRFSLDLLARATGVAPTRTIDLRAAAKRAVNGKVGAIDAFLGSFEGEPAKVAPAGLARAGRRAAQAVEVTKRLLAGLDEP, encoded by the coding sequence GTGCCGTCGCCGGCGGCGTCGCTGGTCTTGGAGGCCTTCCCCGTGAGGCCGGAGGCGCGGGTCCCGGAGGGCGCGCCACGCGCCGTCTGCGCGCGCTGCGACCGCCCGAGCCGCGTGTGCCTTTGCCGGCACCTCACGCCGCTCGCCACTCGGACCCGCGTGCTCCTCCTCCAGCACCCCCGCGAGCGCCGCAAGGCGATAGGCACCGCCAAGCTCGCCCACATGTGTCTGCCGAACAGCGAGCTGCGCGTCGGCGTGAGCTTCGAGGACGATCCCGTCGTGCGCGCGCGCATCGAGGACCCTGAGCGTCCCGCCCTGCTGCTCTACCCTGGCCCCAACGCGGGCTCGCTGGAGGCCCTGCGTGGCGAGGCCGCGCGGACGCTCGTCGTGCTCGACGGCACGTGGCCGCAGTCGAAGATCCTGCTGCGCGAGAACCCGTCGCTCGCGCGCCTGCCGCGGTACGCCTTCACGCCGGCGGCGCCCAGCGAGTACCGCATTCGCCGGGAGCCCGCGCGAGACTTCGTCTCGACGCTCGAGTCGCTCGCCCTCGCCCTCTCGCTCCTCGAGGGCGAGCCGGGCACCGAAGACCGCTTCCGCGCGCTGTACGAGCCTTTTCGCGCCATGGTCGACGTGCAGCTCGAGCACCAAGCCGCGCGCCCCTCGCCGCGGCGGAAGCGCCCCCGCTTCAAGAGCCGCGCGGCGAGGCTCTTCCCCGAGCTCGAAGCGGCCCGCGCGGAGGGCGATCTCGTGTGCATCGCCGCGGAGGCGAACGCCTGGCCCTATGCCTCCCGCACGAGCGCAGACGCGCCCCATTATCCCGACGAGCTCGTCCACCTCGTCGCCGTGCGCCTCTCGACGGGCGAGCGGCTCGAGCGCGTGGTTCGCCCGACGAATCCGCTCGCCCCCACCACCGAGGCGCACACCTCCCTCTCGCGGGCGGAGCTCGAGGAGGGCGCACCGCTCGCGGAGCTCGTCACGGCCTGGTCGGCGTTCCTGCGACCGCGCGACGCGGTGTGCGCGTGGGGCCGCTTCTCGCTCGACCTCCTCGCGCGCGCCACGGGCGTCGCGCCCACGCGAACCATCGATCTGCGCGCCGCGGCGAAGCGCGCCGTCAACGGCAAGGTCGGCGCGATCGATGCGTTCCTCGGGTCGTTCGAGGGCGAACCGGCGAAGGTGGCGCCCGCAGGCCTCGCGCGGGCGGGCCGGCGCGCGGCGCAGGCCGTCGAGGTCACGAAGCGGCTCCTCGCGGGGCTCGACGAGCCGTAG
- a CDS encoding NRDE family protein, with amino-acid sequence MCLVLFARSARPTRGAPLPLVVLANRDEFFARPTAASDFWGDGRGERTVLAGRDLEKGGTWLGVTRAGRFACVTNVRAPAARREGRSRGALVADFLAGEPVGPDRGDAPARDYLRALRAEEYPSFNALFFDGEELLYARDDDAPGAATGLRFHPVADGVHGVSNGRLDDPWPKVVRGVARLTEWLEGPMDLDDAFDLLADREAVDDGELPHTGVPLELERALAPAFVALPGYGTRASTVVVLHASGELSFAERAYGERGRVISERRESWRAPLG; translated from the coding sequence GTGTGCCTCGTCCTCTTCGCCCGGAGCGCGCGGCCGACACGAGGAGCCCCGCTCCCGCTCGTCGTACTGGCCAACCGTGACGAGTTTTTCGCCCGTCCGACGGCCGCCAGCGACTTCTGGGGCGACGGGCGCGGGGAACGGACCGTGCTCGCGGGGCGCGATCTGGAGAAGGGCGGCACCTGGCTTGGCGTGACCCGCGCGGGGAGGTTCGCGTGCGTCACGAACGTGCGCGCGCCCGCGGCGCGTCGGGAGGGCCGCTCGCGGGGGGCGCTCGTGGCCGACTTCCTCGCGGGCGAGCCGGTCGGGCCTGACCGTGGTGACGCGCCCGCGCGGGACTACCTGCGAGCCCTGCGCGCCGAGGAGTACCCCTCCTTCAACGCGCTCTTCTTCGACGGCGAAGAGCTCCTCTATGCGCGCGACGACGATGCGCCCGGCGCCGCGACCGGTCTCCGCTTTCATCCGGTCGCCGACGGGGTGCACGGCGTCTCGAACGGCCGGCTCGACGACCCGTGGCCGAAGGTGGTCCGCGGCGTCGCGCGGCTCACGGAGTGGCTCGAAGGCCCGATGGACCTCGACGACGCCTTCGATCTGCTCGCCGATCGCGAGGCGGTCGACGACGGCGAGCTGCCCCACACCGGCGTCCCGCTCGAGCTCGAGCGGGCGCTCGCGCCGGCCTTCGTCGCGCTCCCCGGCTACGGCACGCGCGCGTCGACGGTGGTCGTCCTCCACGCGAGCGGTGAGCTGTCGTTCGCCGAGCGTGCCTACGGGGAGCGCGGGCGCGTGATCTCCGAGCGTCGCGAGTCGTGGCGCGCGCCGCTCGGCTGA
- a CDS encoding sigma 54-interacting transcriptional regulator: MPILKWFPTQGSPRTFVLYKPMTTVGRAMGSDIAVPVADLADAHAQIVFDGRDFNLDELDKTGDIQINAKKKRRARLVHGDRLTLGSAEFLFSMFDEPVSLRIPSDMSQLEQPLAMPTSLNHLAGVRKLHEFSEKLMTMRDLEQLLEAMLDAVIEVTGAEKGLILLLDEAYGGAAPAAESKAHVRASRHVGKETVTDPSGTISDSIVRRVIETGRPLIVSDALTDDQFGSSKSVAALRLSSVMCAPLVAQGHVVGVLYVGNDRVKGLFQKSQIDLLSIFAGQASLILQNAMLLSTLRADKEKLAAELKDKRFGEIIGVCPSMMEVFRKLQKVATTDISVLITGETGTGKELIAREVHRRSNRATGPFIVINCGAIPENLIESELFGHVKGAFTGAIASRPGKFQAADKGTLFLDEIGELPLNLQVKLLRALQERVVVRVGDSKPEKVDIRIVAATNRVLEEEIRAGRFREDLYYRLNVVNLFLPALRERGDDVVIIAKALLSKYADELKSSVQGFTPQALGAIKKSPWPGNIRQLENRIKKALVLCDKSLLGVEDLELDQATESPILPLEKAKEEFQRKYVLEVLERNNGNRTQTARDLGVDPRTIFRYLEREHNPMPSGASSGHSDSK, from the coding sequence ATGCCCATTCTCAAGTGGTTCCCCACGCAAGGCTCGCCGCGAACCTTCGTCCTCTACAAGCCGATGACCACCGTCGGCCGCGCCATGGGAAGCGACATCGCGGTCCCCGTGGCCGACCTCGCGGACGCGCACGCCCAGATCGTCTTCGACGGCCGCGACTTCAACCTCGACGAGCTCGACAAGACCGGGGACATCCAGATCAACGCGAAGAAGAAGCGCAGAGCGCGGCTGGTCCACGGCGACCGCCTGACGCTCGGGAGCGCCGAGTTCCTCTTCAGCATGTTCGACGAGCCGGTCAGCTTGCGCATCCCCAGCGACATGTCGCAGCTCGAGCAGCCGCTCGCCATGCCTACCTCCCTGAACCACCTCGCCGGCGTGCGAAAGCTCCACGAGTTCAGCGAGAAGCTCATGACCATGCGCGACCTCGAGCAGCTCCTCGAGGCCATGCTCGACGCGGTGATCGAGGTCACCGGCGCGGAGAAGGGCCTCATCCTCCTGCTCGACGAGGCCTACGGCGGCGCGGCGCCGGCGGCAGAGAGCAAGGCCCACGTGCGCGCGTCGCGACACGTGGGCAAGGAGACGGTCACCGATCCGAGCGGCACCATCTCCGACAGCATCGTCCGCCGGGTCATCGAGACCGGGCGGCCGCTCATCGTCTCCGACGCGCTCACCGACGATCAGTTCGGCTCGAGCAAGAGCGTGGCGGCGCTGCGGCTCTCCAGCGTGATGTGCGCGCCGCTCGTCGCCCAGGGCCACGTCGTCGGCGTGCTCTACGTGGGCAACGATCGCGTGAAGGGGCTGTTTCAGAAGTCGCAGATCGACCTACTCAGCATCTTCGCGGGGCAGGCCTCGCTCATTCTGCAGAACGCCATGCTCCTCTCCACCCTCCGCGCCGACAAGGAGAAGCTCGCCGCGGAGCTGAAAGACAAGCGCTTCGGCGAGATCATCGGCGTGTGTCCCTCCATGATGGAGGTCTTCCGGAAGCTGCAGAAGGTCGCCACCACCGACATCAGCGTGCTCATCACCGGCGAGACCGGCACCGGCAAGGAGCTCATCGCGCGCGAGGTCCATCGGCGCTCGAACCGCGCGACGGGGCCGTTCATCGTCATCAACTGCGGGGCGATCCCCGAGAACCTGATCGAGAGCGAGCTGTTCGGCCACGTGAAGGGCGCGTTCACCGGCGCGATCGCGTCGCGTCCCGGGAAGTTCCAAGCGGCCGACAAGGGCACGCTCTTCCTCGACGAGATCGGCGAGCTCCCCCTGAACCTCCAGGTCAAGCTGCTGCGCGCCCTCCAGGAGCGCGTGGTGGTGCGGGTGGGCGACTCCAAGCCGGAGAAGGTCGACATTCGCATCGTGGCCGCGACCAACCGCGTGCTGGAAGAAGAGATCCGCGCGGGGCGCTTCCGCGAGGACCTCTACTACCGGCTAAACGTCGTCAACCTCTTCCTCCCCGCCCTGCGCGAGCGCGGCGACGACGTCGTCATCATCGCCAAGGCGCTGCTGTCGAAGTACGCGGACGAGCTCAAGAGCTCGGTGCAAGGCTTCACGCCGCAGGCGCTCGGCGCGATCAAGAAGAGCCCATGGCCCGGCAACATCCGGCAGCTCGAGAACCGCATCAAGAAGGCGCTCGTGCTCTGCGACAAGAGCCTCCTCGGCGTGGAAGACCTCGAGCTCGATCAGGCGACCGAGAGCCCGATCCTCCCGCTCGAGAAGGCGAAGGAGGAGTTTCAGCGCAAGTACGTGCTGGAGGTCCTCGAGCGCAACAACGGCAACCGCACCCAGACCGCGAGAGACCTCGGGGTCGACCCGCGCACGATCTTTCGGTACCTGGAGCGCGAGCACAACCCGATGCCGAGCGGCGCCTCGTCGGGCCACTCCGACAGCAAGTAG
- a CDS encoding glycine--tRNA ligase subunit beta produces the protein MSATVTLLLEIGVEELPSSFVDAALAALPALAVERLGALRLPHGTPRALATPRRLALVVPAVAVRQADLDEEVVGPPESAAYRDGKPTRAAEAFATKLGVGVDTLVVKDLEAVGKQKPGRYAVGRRVEQGRDARDLLGAALAEVCAKIPFRKSMRWGTSGDVAFGRPVQWLVALLGPEVVALTFAGVESDRVSRGHRFLAKEPFSLAHADDYEAALAERHVIVDRAAREALMMERVAKAAHDAGGTHDADPSLVSENASLVEEPFVVTGSYEEQFLSLPPAVVRAVARGHQKYFCVERGADELVPRYVAVVNTALAPDTIAKGMGRVMRARLADAQFFFEEDKRAKLEDRVAKLGGIVFHNRLGTVLEKVTRVERLAAVIASRLDLSAEFRADIARAAHLCKSDLVSLMVGEFPELQGAMGRAYALHAGEAPAVADAIRDHYLPLGGATPVARAPVSLVIALADRLDSLVGCFAVGLSPTGAADPFALRRACIAILRTIVDNAAEHPALARLSLGDLVDLAYAGLTGRFAQTPADLTAEATRKKVLEFITERLRGLLAQETSTSVADAVLSDDAVLTPAHAFVRARVLARAVEKREPWLEKARTVAKRLSGIAKDAAPVLHDPRAFTKPDDAVICDVVARIADATADLTTEDRVRDGLSRAEDVAERLDAIFVQTLVNDPTDDATAKRLEVLAYGARAMRRLADFSRLS, from the coding sequence ATGTCCGCGACGGTCACGCTGCTCCTGGAAATTGGCGTAGAAGAGCTCCCCTCCTCGTTCGTCGACGCTGCCCTCGCCGCGTTGCCGGCGCTCGCGGTCGAGAGGCTCGGCGCCCTCCGCCTCCCGCACGGGACGCCTCGCGCCCTCGCGACGCCCCGGCGCCTCGCCCTCGTCGTCCCCGCAGTCGCGGTCCGACAGGCGGACCTCGACGAGGAGGTCGTCGGGCCGCCGGAGAGCGCCGCCTACCGCGACGGGAAGCCCACGCGCGCCGCGGAGGCGTTCGCGACCAAGCTCGGGGTCGGCGTGGACACGCTGGTCGTGAAGGACCTGGAGGCCGTGGGCAAGCAGAAGCCCGGGCGCTACGCCGTGGGGCGCCGTGTGGAGCAGGGCCGCGACGCGCGCGACCTCCTCGGCGCGGCGCTCGCCGAGGTGTGCGCGAAGATCCCCTTTCGGAAGTCGATGCGCTGGGGCACCTCGGGCGACGTCGCCTTCGGGCGACCCGTGCAGTGGCTCGTCGCGCTGCTCGGCCCCGAGGTCGTGGCGCTCACGTTCGCGGGCGTCGAGAGCGACCGCGTGTCGCGGGGCCACCGGTTCCTCGCGAAGGAGCCGTTCTCCCTCGCCCACGCAGACGACTACGAGGCCGCCCTCGCCGAGCGACACGTCATCGTCGATCGCGCCGCGCGCGAGGCCCTGATGATGGAGCGCGTCGCGAAGGCCGCGCACGACGCGGGCGGCACGCACGACGCCGATCCCTCGCTCGTGTCCGAGAACGCGTCGCTCGTCGAGGAGCCGTTCGTCGTGACGGGCTCCTACGAGGAGCAATTTCTCTCGCTCCCGCCGGCGGTGGTCCGCGCGGTCGCGCGAGGGCACCAGAAGTACTTCTGCGTCGAGCGCGGCGCCGACGAGCTCGTGCCTCGCTACGTGGCGGTCGTGAACACGGCGCTCGCCCCCGACACGATCGCGAAGGGCATGGGGCGCGTCATGCGCGCGCGCCTCGCCGACGCGCAGTTCTTCTTCGAGGAGGACAAGAGGGCCAAGCTCGAGGATCGCGTGGCGAAGCTCGGAGGCATCGTGTTCCACAACCGCCTCGGGACGGTGCTCGAGAAGGTCACCCGGGTCGAGCGGCTCGCGGCGGTCATCGCCTCGCGGCTCGATCTGTCCGCCGAATTCCGCGCGGACATAGCGCGCGCCGCGCACCTCTGCAAATCGGACCTCGTGTCGCTCATGGTGGGCGAGTTCCCCGAGCTCCAGGGCGCCATGGGGCGCGCGTACGCGCTCCACGCGGGCGAGGCTCCCGCGGTCGCCGACGCCATCCGCGACCACTACCTCCCGCTCGGCGGCGCCACGCCCGTCGCCCGAGCGCCCGTGTCGCTCGTGATCGCGCTGGCCGACCGGCTCGACTCGCTCGTGGGCTGCTTCGCCGTCGGCCTTTCGCCCACCGGCGCGGCCGATCCGTTCGCGCTCCGGCGCGCGTGCATCGCGATCCTCCGTACGATCGTCGACAACGCGGCCGAGCACCCCGCGCTCGCGCGGCTCTCGCTCGGCGACCTCGTCGACCTCGCGTACGCGGGCCTCACGGGGCGCTTCGCGCAGACCCCAGCGGATTTGACCGCCGAGGCCACGCGCAAGAAGGTGCTGGAGTTCATCACGGAGCGCCTGCGAGGGCTCCTCGCCCAAGAGACCTCGACCTCGGTCGCGGACGCCGTGCTCAGCGATGACGCCGTGCTCACGCCCGCGCACGCGTTCGTGCGGGCGCGTGTGCTCGCGCGGGCCGTGGAGAAGCGCGAGCCGTGGCTCGAGAAGGCGCGCACCGTCGCCAAGCGGCTCTCCGGAATCGCCAAGGACGCCGCGCCCGTGCTCCACGACCCGCGCGCGTTCACGAAGCCGGACGACGCGGTCATCTGCGACGTGGTCGCGCGCATCGCCGACGCCACGGCCGACCTCACCACCGAAGACCGCGTGCGCGACGGCCTCTCACGCGCCGAGGACGTCGCCGAGCGCCTCGACGCCATCTTCGTGCAGACCCTCGTCAACGACCCGACCGACGACGCGACCGCCAAGCGCCTCGAGGTGCTCGCGTACGGCGCGCGGGCGATGCGCCGACTCGCTGACTTCTCCCGCCTCTCCTGA